From one Brevibacterium sp. 'Marine' genomic stretch:
- a CDS encoding aspartate aminotransferase family protein, translating into MTISDYANRAQQHLFPHFTTGKVWNDADLPIIVEGHGSYLTDERGDKYLDGLAGLFCVNIGHGRQDIPTAAYEQMSRLSYWTNWGSAHPAAVDAATRIAGHAPGDLDTVFFVNSGSEAVESAVKFARQYHRSQGQPERTKIIARNMAYHGTTLGALAVTGIPAYKEPFGELMPGVFHVPNTLGEKVPAGGTAADLPSIQAIRELIDREGGDTFAALFAEPVQNSRGALVPPEGYWQELRKICDEHGILLVADEVITGFGRLGEWFGSIKFDVVPDLITFAKGSTSGYLPLGGVIIRKPLAEALLDSPGAGVFTHGATWGGHPVATAVASANLTALETENIPGNVRSLEPYFQNGLDRIAESYRCIREYRGTGFFYAIEMMADRDTGAELTPEASKQVLTEVIPTSMKEVGLITRPDNRGATMLVLSPPLVADQTVLDDLLDKVDHVMGAVDKHLGVSALSAAV; encoded by the coding sequence GTGACGATCTCGGATTATGCAAATCGTGCCCAGCAGCACCTTTTTCCCCACTTCACCACCGGCAAGGTGTGGAACGACGCTGATCTCCCGATCATCGTCGAAGGCCACGGGAGCTACCTCACCGATGAGCGGGGCGACAAGTACCTCGACGGTCTGGCCGGACTGTTCTGCGTGAACATCGGGCATGGTCGCCAGGACATCCCCACTGCCGCCTACGAGCAGATGAGTCGTCTGTCCTACTGGACCAACTGGGGCTCAGCCCACCCTGCCGCAGTGGATGCGGCGACCCGCATCGCCGGCCATGCCCCCGGCGACCTCGATACCGTCTTCTTCGTGAACTCGGGTTCCGAAGCAGTCGAATCCGCCGTCAAATTCGCGCGCCAATACCACCGGTCGCAGGGACAGCCCGAACGCACGAAGATCATCGCCCGAAACATGGCCTACCACGGCACCACCCTCGGAGCTCTCGCCGTCACAGGCATCCCCGCGTACAAGGAGCCCTTCGGCGAACTCATGCCCGGCGTCTTCCACGTGCCCAACACCCTCGGCGAAAAGGTTCCGGCAGGGGGCACCGCGGCTGATCTGCCCTCGATCCAGGCCATCAGAGAACTCATCGACAGGGAGGGTGGCGACACCTTCGCCGCCCTCTTCGCCGAGCCCGTCCAGAACTCACGCGGAGCCCTCGTCCCGCCCGAGGGCTACTGGCAGGAGCTGCGGAAGATCTGCGACGAACACGGGATCCTCCTCGTCGCCGACGAAGTCATCACCGGATTCGGGCGTCTGGGCGAGTGGTTCGGCTCGATCAAGTTCGACGTCGTCCCCGACCTCATCACCTTCGCCAAGGGCTCGACCTCGGGCTACCTCCCCCTCGGCGGAGTCATCATCCGCAAGCCCCTGGCCGAGGCGCTGCTCGACTCCCCTGGTGCCGGGGTCTTCACCCACGGTGCCACGTGGGGCGGTCATCCGGTCGCCACTGCTGTCGCCAGCGCGAACCTCACGGCGCTGGAGACGGAGAACATTCCGGGCAACGTCCGCAGCCTCGAGCCGTATTTTCAGAACGGTCTGGACCGGATCGCCGAATCCTACCGGTGCATCAGGGAATACCGCGGCACCGGATTCTTCTACGCCATCGAGATGATGGCCGACCGCGACACCGGGGCCGAGCTGACTCCCGAAGCCTCGAAGCAGGTGCTCACCGAAGTGATCCCGACGTCGATGAAGGAAGTCGGACTCATCACCCGCCCGGACAACCGCGGGGCCACGATGCTCGTCCTCTCGCCGCCGCTTGTCGCCGACCAGACCGTCCTCGACGACCTGCTCGACAAGGTCGACCACGTCATGGGGGCCGTCGACAAGCACCTCGGCGTATCTGCCCTGTCGGCCGCGGTCTGA
- a CDS encoding universal stress protein has product MRYVVGITLDRRDRDAVSLALTLARSVVAPHRVAIELVHVIRGPQPEHAQTAQEREFQQLRKDTAQEGLSKVIDLIPKTITSTATIHFADSMAEGLLDIASAGPCDLIIVGAASRGPLRRFTVGSVANALLHSASVPVALAPSGYLPPSRLTRLTCAMGTRVGAEAVLDVSVSSSVRHDVPLRLVSLIGLDAPPHSPDGRSPSDHARGLLLSASQQVDDAVEVMVDVAHGRSVDSAVERLSWDDSEIVIIGSSRLAQPKSLFLGATANKMLRSIPVPMVVIPRYPVGYGENTNTLAL; this is encoded by the coding sequence ATGCGCTACGTCGTCGGAATCACTCTGGACAGACGCGACAGAGACGCCGTCTCTTTGGCCCTCACTCTGGCACGCTCAGTCGTCGCTCCGCACAGAGTCGCAATCGAACTCGTCCACGTGATCCGGGGGCCACAGCCTGAACACGCGCAGACAGCTCAGGAGCGAGAGTTCCAACAGCTGCGCAAGGACACAGCGCAGGAGGGTCTGTCGAAGGTCATCGACCTCATCCCCAAGACGATCACGTCCACAGCCACCATCCACTTCGCCGATTCGATGGCAGAAGGCCTGCTCGACATCGCATCCGCCGGACCGTGCGACCTCATCATCGTCGGGGCAGCCAGCCGCGGCCCGCTCAGAAGGTTCACGGTCGGGTCCGTGGCCAATGCCCTGCTGCATTCCGCGTCGGTCCCCGTCGCGCTCGCTCCGTCGGGTTATCTCCCTCCGAGCAGACTGACACGGCTCACATGTGCGATGGGGACGCGAGTCGGCGCCGAGGCAGTCCTCGACGTGTCCGTCAGTTCGTCGGTCCGTCACGACGTTCCGCTCCGACTCGTCTCGCTCATCGGCTTGGACGCACCGCCTCATTCACCGGACGGACGTTCACCGTCCGACCATGCCCGAGGGCTGCTGCTGAGCGCGTCCCAGCAGGTCGACGATGCGGTCGAAGTCATGGTCGATGTCGCCCACGGGCGATCCGTCGACTCCGCGGTCGAGAGATTGAGCTGGGACGACAGCGAGATCGTCATCATCGGTTCGAGCCGACTCGCACAACCGAAGTCGCTGTTCCTCGGCGCCACCGCCAACAAGATGCTACGCAGCATTCCCGTTCCCATGGTCGTGATTCCTCGCTACCCGGTCGGGTACGGCGAGAACACGAACACCTTGGCACTGTAG
- a CDS encoding cobalt chelatase: MTDLGQQSAIPRSAREEHDLERRLASVFRALSQDADVDLWAHRPADANGLLPMNAPHLYPDPARSELPSLRGATDAMAMRRKWSDPELHRQMLPAAREERLIVEILEQFRCESLARQAGVCSNLSQRHAHWRSEYLRSRLHETHLGMLLYTVILVTRSVVNREPIGREDSDLVEESRFELSPDLGPFLLPLRNSRHDQRAFAEVARDLARTLAGRIAAVEEREGTRSGARERHAAPSLPLVFDIAEDLFAPVPEEGGGQLHLARGYRAWTTRFDRESTIAEVVRTESLRSGRTAIAAETARRSVPLAPVVSRLHGVVEAAKEAHELVDSEDGVLDPSRLTRLITSPGDPRVFRGRSQRAEADCAVTFLLDLSGSMKPHALGLGALLDVLVRALDRLDVSTEILGFTTNAWNGGRVRNEWKKAGSPERPGRLNELHHLVIKSGASSWRRTRTHLGGLLKTSLYREGIDAEALRWAVDRLRSQQAAKSAVVVISDGLPADSATAVANGDDYLARDLETTVAGLRRAGDIGILGVGIGTDPGLIYPTSVELDAESLGDRASVRAIVDGLCTVLSR; this comes from the coding sequence ATGACTGATCTCGGTCAGCAGTCGGCGATACCGCGTTCGGCCCGAGAGGAACACGACCTCGAACGGCGGCTGGCCTCGGTGTTCAGGGCGCTGAGCCAGGACGCTGACGTCGACCTGTGGGCGCACCGACCTGCCGATGCGAACGGTCTGCTGCCGATGAACGCGCCCCATCTCTACCCTGACCCTGCCCGATCCGAGCTGCCCTCCCTGCGCGGAGCCACGGACGCCATGGCCATGCGTCGAAAGTGGAGTGATCCCGAACTTCACCGACAGATGCTCCCCGCGGCGCGGGAAGAACGCCTCATCGTCGAGATCCTCGAACAGTTCCGGTGCGAATCCCTGGCTCGACAGGCAGGCGTCTGCAGCAACCTGTCTCAGCGACATGCGCACTGGCGCAGCGAGTATCTGCGCAGCCGTCTGCACGAAACCCACCTCGGCATGCTTCTGTACACGGTCATCCTCGTCACCCGGTCGGTCGTGAATCGCGAGCCGATCGGTCGGGAGGACTCCGACCTGGTCGAAGAGTCCCGGTTCGAACTCTCACCCGATCTCGGGCCCTTCCTCCTTCCCCTGCGCAATAGCCGACACGATCAGCGGGCCTTCGCCGAGGTGGCCCGCGACCTCGCGCGCACGCTCGCCGGCCGGATCGCCGCCGTCGAAGAGCGAGAAGGCACGCGGTCCGGGGCGCGCGAGCGTCACGCCGCCCCGAGCCTGCCGTTGGTCTTCGACATCGCCGAGGATCTGTTCGCTCCCGTCCCGGAAGAAGGCGGTGGGCAGCTCCACCTCGCCCGCGGCTACCGGGCGTGGACGACGCGGTTCGACCGTGAATCGACCATCGCCGAGGTGGTCCGGACGGAGAGTCTGCGCAGCGGCCGGACCGCCATCGCCGCCGAAACGGCACGTCGGTCGGTGCCGTTGGCGCCGGTCGTCTCCCGCCTGCACGGTGTCGTCGAGGCAGCCAAGGAGGCTCATGAACTCGTCGACTCCGAGGACGGGGTCCTCGACCCCTCCCGGCTGACTCGGCTGATCACCTCTCCTGGCGACCCGCGCGTCTTCCGCGGACGTTCGCAGCGGGCCGAGGCCGATTGCGCCGTAACTTTCCTGCTCGATCTCTCGGGGTCGATGAAACCTCATGCGCTCGGACTCGGCGCGCTTCTCGACGTCCTCGTCAGGGCCCTCGACCGGTTGGATGTGAGCACGGAGATCCTCGGGTTCACCACCAACGCGTGGAACGGCGGACGCGTGAGAAACGAATGGAAGAAGGCCGGCTCGCCCGAGCGGCCGGGGCGGCTCAACGAACTCCATCACCTCGTGATCAAGTCCGGAGCGTCCTCGTGGCGGCGGACACGCACCCACCTCGGCGGGCTGCTCAAGACCTCGCTGTACCGGGAGGGCATCGACGCCGAAGCCCTGCGTTGGGCGGTCGACAGACTCCGCAGTCAGCAGGCGGCGAAATCGGCCGTGGTCGTCATCAGCGATGGTCTGCCCGCCGACTCTGCCACCGCCGTCGCCAATGGTGACGACTACCTCGCCCGGGACCTCGAGACGACGGTGGCCGGTCTGCGACGGGCCGGCGATATCGGCATCCTCGGCGTCGGCATCGGCACGGACCCCGGTCTCATCTACCCCACCAGCGTCGAACTCGATGCCGAGTCTCTGGGGGACCGGGCCTCGGTGCGGGCGATCGTCGACGGACTCTGCACCGTCCTCAGTCGCTGA
- a CDS encoding PLP-dependent aminotransferase family protein yields MTPPSDNDRSHDQAPLRAPIEISHRSKEPLYRQLRRALEHQILSGAYSPDVALPSSRDLAHELGLSRNTVNAAVQELVATGLIEARPRSGHFINSKLLDDAITDGDGTRRTNAPIDWEKKIRPVRDIHLPEITKTKNWQTYPYPFVAGQVDAEEFPRLAWARALRTAMEPEHLQFSVRDAIDEDDPLLVRLLCQRVLPSRGIHVDPDNVLITAGSQQGLDLLAQLLVGPNTTVGVEDPGYVDAKHAFARVGGQLFPLQVDDRGMIPPPNRLDLVYVTPSHHSPTNVTLDSSRRTQLLTTMRETDSLIIEDDYDSEFRYRGKPTPALRALPNSEHVIYLGSFSKFLAPGLRLGYIVAEPELIDRMRTHRRYSIRHVPGHTQRAMALLIDSGQYHRTISRRRTQLRTKWETLTSALDEHLPWKVPFPAGGVSVWVQAPARLDAKILADECLRRGVVIERGDPFFLSPECHRNNFRLGFAAIDLRSIEPGVRLLAEAIDATLTDH; encoded by the coding sequence ATGACACCACCTTCCGACAACGACCGCAGCCACGACCAAGCGCCGTTGCGAGCCCCCATCGAGATCTCACATCGGTCGAAGGAGCCGCTCTACCGGCAGCTGCGCAGAGCGCTCGAACACCAGATCCTCTCCGGCGCCTACAGCCCCGATGTGGCGCTCCCGTCATCCCGAGACCTGGCACATGAGCTCGGGCTCTCACGCAACACCGTCAACGCAGCCGTCCAGGAACTCGTGGCGACGGGGCTCATCGAAGCACGGCCCCGCAGCGGGCACTTCATCAACAGCAAGTTGCTCGACGATGCCATCACTGACGGCGACGGCACCCGCCGAACGAATGCGCCCATCGATTGGGAGAAGAAGATTCGCCCTGTCCGAGATATCCACCTACCGGAGATCACGAAGACGAAGAACTGGCAGACCTACCCCTACCCGTTCGTCGCCGGACAGGTGGATGCGGAGGAATTCCCACGACTCGCCTGGGCCCGAGCCCTGCGCACCGCCATGGAACCCGAACATCTGCAGTTCTCGGTCCGCGATGCCATCGACGAGGATGATCCGCTGCTGGTCAGGCTGCTGTGTCAACGTGTGCTGCCCAGTCGCGGCATCCACGTCGATCCCGACAATGTCCTCATCACGGCAGGCTCACAACAGGGACTTGACCTTCTGGCGCAGCTGCTCGTCGGACCGAATACCACCGTCGGCGTCGAAGACCCCGGATACGTCGATGCCAAACACGCCTTCGCCCGCGTCGGCGGGCAGCTGTTCCCGCTGCAGGTGGACGATCGTGGAATGATCCCGCCCCCGAACAGACTCGACCTCGTCTATGTCACCCCCAGCCATCACAGCCCCACAAACGTCACCCTCGATTCGTCGCGCCGCACCCAGCTGCTGACGACCATGCGCGAGACCGACTCGCTCATCATCGAAGACGACTACGATTCGGAATTCCGCTACCGAGGCAAACCCACGCCGGCGCTCAGGGCCCTGCCCAATTCCGAGCATGTGATCTACCTGGGCTCATTCTCCAAATTCCTCGCCCCCGGCCTGCGCCTCGGCTACATCGTCGCAGAACCGGAGCTCATCGACCGTATGCGCACCCACAGACGCTATTCCATCCGCCACGTCCCCGGGCACACTCAACGCGCAATGGCGCTGCTCATCGACTCCGGCCAGTACCACCGGACCATCTCGCGCCGCCGCACCCAACTGCGCACCAAATGGGAAACGCTCACATCCGCGCTCGATGAGCATCTGCCGTGGAAAGTGCCCTTTCCTGCCGGCGGTGTCAGCGTCTGGGTCCAAGCGCCTGCCCGCCTCGACGCGAAGATCCTCGCCGACGAATGCCTGCGCCGAGGCGTCGTGATCGAGAGAGGTGATCCGTTCTTCCTCTCCCCAGAATGCCACCGGAACAACTTCAGACTCGGCTTCGCGGCCATCGATCTCCGGTCCATCGAACCCGGTGTGCGACTTCTCGCCGAGGCGATCGACGCAACCCTCACCGACCACTGA
- a CDS encoding IclR family transcriptional regulator, translated as MVNGHPAGTQAVGRALNILKLLADTEADLPLSSIAEELGLSSGTVYRIARALLAEGLIAQNPWNDAYYLGSGAVLLGQAAQRSFGIDKMIPFLERLNEMTEESINLAIRDGAESVVMTRVQSTLPLRFVQRVGARFPLYATASGKVILAFSDNAGDYLDALPEALEPVTSRTLSTREDLRSEIRSTRTRGFSIDDQENVDGVRCVGAPVLDAKGQAQAAIVIQGPTVRMDDDRLHRLGADAVRAAQEVSRFLPVDHPLSM; from the coding sequence ATGGTGAATGGGCATCCAGCAGGCACTCAGGCTGTCGGACGTGCGCTGAACATTCTCAAGCTCCTCGCCGACACCGAGGCGGATCTGCCCCTCTCCTCAATCGCCGAGGAGCTGGGGCTGTCCTCCGGCACCGTGTATCGCATCGCGAGAGCGCTGCTGGCCGAAGGTCTCATCGCTCAGAACCCGTGGAACGACGCCTACTACCTGGGCAGCGGTGCGGTGCTTCTCGGTCAAGCGGCGCAGCGAAGCTTCGGAATCGACAAGATGATCCCGTTCCTCGAACGGCTCAACGAGATGACTGAGGAGTCCATCAACCTCGCCATCCGCGACGGGGCCGAATCCGTTGTCATGACACGTGTCCAATCCACCCTTCCCCTGCGCTTCGTCCAACGCGTCGGTGCCCGCTTTCCTCTGTACGCCACCGCTTCGGGCAAGGTGATCCTTGCGTTCTCCGACAATGCAGGCGACTATCTGGACGCCCTGCCCGAGGCGCTCGAACCGGTCACATCCCGGACGCTGAGCACACGCGAGGATCTGCGATCCGAGATCCGCTCCACTCGAACCCGCGGCTTCAGCATCGACGACCAGGAGAACGTCGACGGCGTCCGCTGCGTCGGCGCCCCGGTCCTCGACGCAAAGGGCCAGGCGCAGGCCGCCATCGTGATCCAGGGCCCGACGGTGAGAATGGACGACGACCGCCTCCATCGGCTCGGAGCCGATGCAGTCCGAGCCGCTCAAGAGGTCTCCCGGTTCCTACCCGTCGACCATCCGCTGTCGATGTGA
- a CDS encoding phosphotransacetylase, which translates to MLKTPAARELEPVAIDPMLRDRMLGLRSRGSRPRIILAESHDERVLRAAGALAGVGVQPILIGDGNEVRNRARKLGITDADGWSVDDPARLAAGPAGERIRSSAERKRPELAEQWLTDPVFLAAAAVKKGLADAAVAGADRPTADVIRAGLSIVGLAPDSSLLSSSFLMRLRDGRYLGFGDCAVIPVPDDEQLSAIAIATARTFAAITDQHPSVAMLSFSTAGSAQHSDIDRVRLAIEHIRSRCPELEVDGELQFDAAIVESVAKSKCPDSAVAGHANVLVFPNLAAGNIGYKIAERLGGAAAFGPLLQGLAAPINDLSRGASVSDIVNVGLITCLQALTPAADAQQRTTSTAHTFTTK; encoded by the coding sequence ATGTTGAAGACGCCGGCAGCGCGCGAGCTCGAGCCCGTGGCGATCGACCCGATGCTTCGCGATCGGATGCTCGGGCTGCGCAGTCGCGGGTCTCGACCGAGGATCATCCTCGCCGAGTCCCACGACGAGCGTGTCCTCCGCGCTGCCGGCGCCCTCGCCGGGGTGGGCGTCCAGCCCATCCTGATCGGCGACGGGAACGAGGTCAGGAACCGCGCGAGGAAACTCGGCATCACCGATGCCGACGGCTGGTCCGTCGACGATCCGGCAAGGCTCGCCGCCGGCCCGGCCGGGGAGAGAATCCGCAGCAGCGCAGAGAGGAAGCGTCCCGAACTCGCCGAGCAGTGGCTGACCGATCCCGTCTTCCTCGCCGCCGCCGCCGTCAAGAAAGGACTGGCCGATGCGGCGGTCGCCGGCGCGGACCGGCCCACCGCCGATGTCATTCGGGCCGGGCTGTCGATAGTCGGGCTCGCTCCGGACTCGTCTCTGCTCAGCTCCTCGTTCCTCATGCGCCTGCGCGACGGACGGTATCTGGGCTTCGGGGACTGCGCGGTCATCCCGGTCCCCGACGACGAGCAGCTCTCGGCGATCGCCATCGCCACAGCGAGAACCTTCGCTGCCATCACCGATCAGCATCCGTCCGTGGCGATGCTCTCGTTCTCCACGGCCGGTTCGGCCCAACACTCCGACATCGATCGAGTCAGACTGGCCATCGAGCACATTCGCAGCCGCTGCCCCGAACTCGAAGTCGACGGCGAACTGCAGTTCGACGCAGCCATCGTCGAATCCGTGGCGAAGTCGAAGTGCCCCGACTCCGCAGTCGCCGGCCACGCGAACGTGCTCGTCTTCCCCAATCTCGCAGCCGGAAACATCGGCTACAAGATCGCTGAGCGCCTCGGCGGAGCTGCCGCCTTCGGCCCCCTCCTGCAGGGCCTCGCCGCCCCGATCAATGACTTGTCTCGAGGGGCGAGCGTCTCCGACATCGTCAACGTCGGTCTCATCACCTGCCTGCAGGCGCTCACTCCTGCGGCAGACGCCCAACAGCGAACCACATCCACTGCCCATACCTTCACAACGAAGTGA
- a CDS encoding MFS transporter has protein sequence MSTGPRPTDVNSFTKKDIRVVMMSCIVGTTVEWYDFFLYGMAAGLVFNKLYFPNDDPLIGTILAFASFAVGFVARPIGGLVFGHIGDRVGRKKTLVTTMMIMGIATFLIGVIPTHATIGFAAPLLLVTCRIAQGVAVGGEWGGAVLMAVEYASKGKRGLYGSFPQIGLAVGLVLGTGVFALLGAVMSDDSFLSWGWRVAFMLSAVLVGVGLFIRLKVMETPAFAKLEKAEARAVIPAMELAKDRQSRRNILLGMGARWAEGVAFNLWAVFIITYATTSLAVRQGTILTAVMVGAVIMVGVIPLMGRLSDRFDRRRMYALGVIALGVLTYPALLLIGTGNPVLIFITIGVVLGVVYPVVYAPEASLFAELFPTWIRYSGISVVYQISGIVASGMTPLILSFLLRESDGHLGSIMAYVLAVTVISAVSAILIRRRDMFTDDGEDNRHVERSPQETVGP, from the coding sequence ATGAGTACAGGTCCCCGACCAACTGACGTCAATTCATTCACGAAGAAGGACATCCGCGTCGTCATGATGTCCTGCATCGTCGGAACCACCGTCGAATGGTACGACTTCTTCCTCTACGGAATGGCCGCCGGGCTCGTCTTCAACAAACTCTACTTCCCCAACGACGATCCGCTCATCGGCACCATTCTCGCCTTCGCCAGTTTCGCCGTCGGATTCGTCGCACGGCCCATCGGCGGACTGGTCTTCGGCCACATCGGCGATCGGGTCGGGCGGAAGAAGACTCTGGTGACCACCATGATGATCATGGGCATCGCCACCTTCCTCATCGGCGTCATTCCCACCCACGCAACGATCGGCTTCGCCGCTCCCCTGCTCCTCGTCACCTGTCGAATCGCCCAAGGCGTCGCCGTCGGAGGCGAGTGGGGCGGAGCTGTGCTGATGGCGGTCGAATACGCGTCGAAAGGCAAACGCGGCCTCTACGGCAGCTTCCCGCAGATCGGCCTCGCGGTCGGTCTGGTCCTCGGCACAGGTGTGTTCGCCCTTCTCGGAGCAGTGATGTCCGATGACTCATTCCTCAGCTGGGGATGGCGAGTCGCCTTCATGCTCAGCGCCGTCCTCGTCGGCGTCGGACTCTTCATCCGGCTGAAAGTCATGGAGACACCCGCATTCGCCAAGCTCGAGAAGGCAGAAGCCCGCGCGGTGATTCCCGCCATGGAGTTGGCCAAAGACAGGCAGAGCCGGCGAAACATCCTGCTGGGAATGGGCGCACGGTGGGCCGAAGGCGTCGCCTTCAACCTCTGGGCGGTCTTCATCATCACCTACGCCACGACGAGCCTTGCCGTCAGACAAGGAACGATCCTGACGGCGGTGATGGTCGGTGCGGTCATCATGGTCGGGGTCATCCCGCTCATGGGCAGACTCTCCGATCGCTTCGACCGACGGCGCATGTACGCACTCGGTGTCATCGCACTGGGCGTCCTCACCTACCCGGCCCTCCTGCTCATCGGCACCGGCAACCCGGTGCTCATCTTCATCACCATCGGTGTCGTGCTCGGCGTCGTCTATCCGGTCGTCTATGCGCCGGAAGCCTCACTCTTCGCCGAACTGTTTCCCACCTGGATCCGCTACAGCGGAATCTCGGTCGTCTATCAGATCTCGGGCATCGTCGCCTCGGGGATGACACCGCTCATCCTCTCCTTCCTCCTCAGAGAAAGTGACGGCCACCTTGGCTCGATCATGGCCTACGTCCTTGCCGTCACCGTCATCAGTGCGGTCTCGGCCATACTGATCCGACGCAGAGACATGTTCACCGACGATGGGGAAGATAACAGACACGTTGAGCGCAGCCCCCAGGAGACGGTCGGCCCCTGA
- a CDS encoding APC family permease — protein sequence MSKSIENPPQNVASSPPGAGDGQQPERMAKTLKPRWVFAIALGSAVGWGAFILPTDWLAMGGPLGTLAGFTIGAGLMLVIAVSYGFLIRTFPVSGGELAYALIGYGRVHAFFAGWFLTLGYVCIVALNASALALLFRKIMPSVIEQGYLYTVAGWDVYLPEIIISVTALVVFAVLNIRGTALSGRVQYWACVLMIIAVAAIIISVIASPTTHFGNMSPALPDGVSPVAAIIAIVAIAPWAFIGFDNVPQAAEEFDFSPSKALRLIVLAIVTAAALYMAMIVSVSMAEPWQALANSGSAWGTADAVTGVIGGSGLLLLAIAITMGVSTGLNGFYVSASRVLMAMGRAQMIPPIFARLHSKHKTPYVGIIAVLIVCLISPWFGRAALTWVVDMSSIGVTIAYLYTCLCAFRIFRPTHEARDPKALPGMYSTTKKVLSGVGAVIAIVFMLLLLIPGSPGALGPQSLIALAVWIVIGVVFFLSRIRHNRKLTDHQVDRLVFGDDRPAVTRFSERAQLRREGRLSADG from the coding sequence ATGTCGAAATCAATAGAGAACCCACCCCAGAACGTCGCCTCCTCACCGCCGGGGGCCGGGGACGGTCAGCAGCCGGAGAGGATGGCGAAGACGCTCAAGCCTCGCTGGGTCTTCGCCATCGCCCTGGGCTCGGCGGTCGGGTGGGGAGCATTCATCCTCCCCACCGACTGGCTGGCCATGGGCGGTCCACTGGGCACACTCGCCGGATTCACCATCGGTGCCGGGCTCATGCTCGTCATCGCCGTCAGCTACGGCTTCCTCATCCGCACCTTCCCCGTCTCCGGCGGTGAGCTGGCCTATGCACTCATCGGCTACGGACGCGTGCATGCCTTCTTCGCCGGGTGGTTCCTCACACTCGGCTACGTCTGCATCGTCGCACTCAATGCCTCCGCCCTGGCCCTGCTGTTCCGCAAGATCATGCCCTCGGTCATCGAGCAGGGCTATCTCTACACGGTCGCCGGGTGGGACGTGTATCTGCCGGAGATCATCATCTCGGTGACAGCACTGGTCGTCTTCGCCGTCCTCAACATCCGCGGCACGGCCCTGTCGGGTCGTGTCCAGTACTGGGCCTGCGTGCTGATGATCATCGCGGTCGCTGCGATCATCATCTCCGTGATCGCCAGCCCGACGACCCATTTCGGCAATATGTCTCCCGCGCTGCCCGACGGCGTCAGCCCAGTCGCGGCGATCATCGCGATCGTCGCCATCGCTCCCTGGGCCTTCATCGGCTTCGACAACGTTCCGCAGGCGGCCGAAGAGTTCGACTTCTCACCGTCCAAGGCGCTGCGCCTCATCGTCCTGGCCATCGTCACCGCTGCGGCCCTCTACATGGCGATGATCGTGTCCGTATCAATGGCCGAACCGTGGCAGGCCCTGGCCAATTCAGGATCGGCCTGGGGCACCGCCGACGCGGTAACCGGCGTCATCGGCGGCTCCGGGCTGCTGCTGCTCGCAATCGCCATCACCATGGGAGTGAGCACCGGCCTCAACGGCTTCTACGTCTCGGCCAGCCGAGTGCTCATGGCCATGGGACGCGCACAGATGATCCCGCCGATCTTCGCCCGCCTGCATTCGAAGCACAAGACCCCCTACGTCGGCATCATCGCGGTCCTCATCGTCTGCCTCATCAGCCCGTGGTTCGGACGCGCGGCGCTGACGTGGGTCGTCGACATGTCCTCGATCGGCGTGACGATCGCCTACCTCTACACCTGTCTGTGCGCATTCCGGATCTTCCGCCCCACCCATGAGGCGCGGGATCCCAAGGCTCTGCCGGGAATGTACTCGACGACGAAGAAGGTGCTCTCCGGTGTCGGCGCGGTCATCGCGATCGTCTTCATGCTGCTCCTGCTCATCCCGGGGTCTCCCGGTGCGCTGGGACCGCAGTCGCTCATCGCCCTGGCCGTCTGGATCGTCATCGGAGTCGTGTTCTTCCTCTCCCGGATCCGGCACAACAGGAAACTCACCGATCATCAGGTCGATCGCCTCGTCTTCGGTGATGATCGCCCAGCCGTCACCCGGTTCAGCGAACGCGCTCAGCTGCGCCGCGAAGGACGCCTGTCCGCGGACGGCTGA